One genomic region from Enterobacter hormaechei ATCC 49162 encodes:
- the hlyD gene encoding secretion protein HlyD → MKKPVAIILVVVVLLAAGIGGWLWYQSQQDRGLTLYGNVDIRTVNMSFRVGGRLASLSVDEGDTIKAGQTLGMLDKAPFENALMQAKAGVSVAQAQYDLMLAGYRDEEISQAAAAVKQAKAAYDYAQNFYNRQQGLWKSRTISANDLENARSSRDQAQATLKSAQDKLSQYRTGNRAQDIAQAKASLEQAQAQLAQAELDLRDTTLIAPSDGTLMTRAVEPGSMLSAGSTVLTLSLTRPVWVRAYIDEPNLGQMQPGRELLLYTDGRPDTPYHGKVGFVSPTAEFTPKTVETPDLRTDLVYRLRIIVTDADDALRQGMPVTVTLNDGERHE, encoded by the coding sequence ATGAAAAAACCTGTCGCCATCATCCTGGTGGTTGTTGTCTTGCTTGCTGCGGGAATTGGCGGCTGGCTGTGGTATCAGAGCCAGCAGGATCGTGGCCTGACGCTGTACGGCAACGTGGATATCCGCACCGTGAATATGAGCTTCCGCGTCGGCGGGCGGCTGGCCTCGCTGAGCGTTGACGAAGGCGATACCATCAAAGCCGGACAGACGCTGGGGATGCTGGACAAAGCCCCGTTTGAGAACGCGCTGATGCAGGCAAAAGCAGGCGTCTCCGTCGCCCAGGCGCAGTATGACCTGATGCTGGCGGGCTATCGTGATGAAGAGATCTCCCAGGCCGCCGCTGCCGTTAAGCAGGCAAAAGCCGCCTATGACTATGCACAGAACTTCTATAACCGTCAGCAAGGCTTATGGAAAAGCCGCACCATTTCCGCCAACGATCTGGAAAACGCGCGCTCGTCCCGCGACCAGGCGCAGGCGACGCTGAAATCCGCGCAGGATAAGTTAAGCCAGTACCGCACCGGTAACCGCGCGCAGGATATCGCCCAGGCGAAGGCCAGCCTTGAGCAGGCGCAGGCGCAGTTAGCCCAGGCGGAGCTGGACCTTCGCGACACCACGTTAATTGCGCCGTCTGACGGCACGCTGATGACCCGCGCCGTGGAGCCGGGCAGCATGCTCAGCGCGGGCAGCACCGTGTTAACGCTCTCCTTAACCCGTCCGGTGTGGGTGCGCGCTTACATTGATGAGCCGAATCTTGGCCAGATGCAGCCGGGCCGCGAACTGCTGCTTTATACCGACGGTCGCCCGGACACGCCGTATCACGGCAAAGTGGGCTTCGTCTCCCCAACGGCCGAGTTCACGCCAAAAACCGTTGAAACGCCGGACCTGCGTACCGACCTGGTGTATCGCCTGCGCATCATCGTCACCGACGCGGACGACGCGCTGCGTCAGGGCATGCCTGTTACCGTGACCTTAAATGACGGGGAACGACATGAATGA
- a CDS encoding ATP-binding cassette domain-containing protein, which yields MNDAVIQLTNLVKRFPGMAKPAVAPLNCTIQKGYVTGLVGPDGAGKTTLMRMLAGLLKPDEGSASVLGLDPIKDDAALHGMLGYMPQKFGLYEDLTVMENLNLYADLRSVTGETRQKTFERLLAFTSLGPFTDRLAGKLSGGMKQKLGLACTLVGEPKVLLLDEPGVGVDPISRRELWQMVHELAGDGMLILWSTSYLDEAEQCRDVLLMNEGELLYQGEPTELTQTMAGRSFLLHSPQESNRTLLQRVLKLPQVSDGMIQGRSVRVILKKEATADDIRRAQGMPELDMTETTPRFEDAFIDLLGGAGTSESPLGAILHTVEGTPGETVIEAKSLTKKFGDFAATDNVNFAVRRGEIFGLLGPNGAGKSTTFKMMCGLLVPTSGKALVLDMDLKVSSGKARQHLGYMAQKFSLYGNLTVEQNLRFFSGVYGLRGRAQNEKIRRMCDAFGLTDIASHATDALPLGFKQRLALACSLMHEPDILFLDEPTSGVDPLTRREFWLHINSMVEKGVTVMVTTHFMDEAEYCDRIGLVYRGKLIAHGTPDDLKAQAADDAQPDPTMEQAFITLIHDWDKENAHAQ from the coding sequence ATGAATGATGCGGTTATCCAGCTCACCAATCTGGTCAAACGCTTTCCGGGAATGGCTAAACCGGCGGTCGCGCCGCTGAACTGTACGATTCAGAAAGGCTATGTGACCGGGCTGGTGGGGCCGGATGGCGCGGGTAAAACCACGCTGATGCGCATGCTGGCGGGATTGCTGAAGCCGGATGAAGGCAGCGCCAGCGTGCTTGGCCTCGATCCGATCAAAGACGACGCGGCGCTCCACGGTATGCTCGGCTATATGCCGCAGAAGTTTGGTCTGTATGAAGATCTGACCGTGATGGAAAACCTCAATCTGTATGCGGATCTGCGCAGTGTCACCGGCGAAACCCGGCAGAAAACCTTTGAGCGTCTGCTGGCGTTTACCTCCCTCGGCCCGTTCACCGACCGGCTGGCGGGCAAACTCTCCGGCGGGATGAAGCAGAAGCTGGGGCTGGCCTGCACGCTGGTGGGCGAACCGAAGGTGCTGTTGCTGGATGAACCCGGCGTGGGCGTGGACCCTATTTCCCGCCGCGAACTGTGGCAGATGGTGCACGAGCTGGCGGGCGACGGCATGCTGATCCTCTGGAGCACCTCTTACCTGGATGAAGCAGAGCAGTGCCGCGACGTGCTGCTGATGAACGAAGGGGAACTGCTCTATCAGGGTGAACCCACCGAGCTGACGCAAACCATGGCCGGGCGCAGTTTCCTGCTGCACAGCCCGCAGGAGTCCAACCGCACGCTGCTGCAACGGGTGCTGAAGCTGCCCCAGGTGAGCGACGGGATGATTCAGGGCCGTTCGGTGCGCGTGATCCTCAAAAAAGAGGCCACCGCCGATGATATCCGGCGGGCGCAGGGTATGCCTGAACTCGACATGACAGAGACCACACCGCGCTTTGAAGATGCGTTTATCGATCTGCTGGGCGGGGCGGGAACCTCGGAGTCGCCGCTTGGCGCCATCCTGCACACGGTGGAAGGTACGCCGGGCGAAACGGTGATTGAAGCGAAATCGCTCACCAAAAAATTCGGCGATTTCGCCGCCACCGATAACGTCAATTTTGCCGTCAGGCGCGGCGAGATTTTTGGCCTGCTCGGGCCGAACGGTGCGGGGAAATCCACCACCTTTAAGATGATGTGTGGCCTGCTGGTCCCTACTTCCGGCAAAGCGCTGGTGCTGGACATGGATCTGAAGGTCAGCTCCGGCAAGGCGCGCCAGCACCTGGGCTATATGGCGCAGAAGTTTTCACTCTACGGCAACCTGACGGTCGAGCAAAATCTGCGATTTTTCTCCGGCGTCTACGGCCTGCGGGGACGGGCGCAGAACGAGAAGATTCGTCGCATGTGCGACGCCTTTGGCCTGACCGATATTGCCTCACACGCGACCGACGCGCTGCCGCTTGGCTTCAAACAGCGGCTGGCGCTGGCCTGCTCATTGATGCACGAGCCGGATATCCTGTTTCTTGATGAACCCACCTCAGGCGTGGATCCCCTCACCCGCCGCGAATTCTGGCTGCATATCAACAGCATGGTGGAAAAAGGCGTGACCGTGATGGTGACCACCCACTTCATGGATGAGGCGGAGTACTGCGACCGCATCGGGCTGGTCTATCGCGGCAAGCTGATCGCCCACGGCACGCCGGATGACCTGAAAGCGCAGGCCGCCGACGACGCACAGCCAGACCCGACCATGGAGCAGGCGTTTATCACCCTCATCCACGACTGGGATAAGGAGAATGCCCATGCGCAGTAA
- a CDS encoding fimbrial protein: MKKTIALLALGLMTQAHAEDIQIQMTGNIYANTCIIDTASRNLTVDLGQAVSGSFKDVGDTGEWKDFSLSVSHCPATLALATAFFYGQPDSTHPTKFANTGTAKGLALELADRQDKILIAPQAAFNAAINPSDHTATFPLSARYYATAMPVTAGTFSSVVQVTFTYQ, translated from the coding sequence ATGAAAAAGACAATCGCATTGCTGGCGCTGGGCTTAATGACCCAGGCCCATGCAGAGGACATTCAGATCCAGATGACGGGAAATATTTACGCCAATACCTGCATCATCGATACCGCCAGCAGGAATCTGACGGTGGATCTGGGTCAGGCAGTATCGGGCAGTTTTAAAGACGTGGGCGATACCGGCGAGTGGAAAGATTTCTCGCTGTCGGTATCACATTGTCCGGCGACGCTCGCGCTCGCCACCGCATTTTTCTACGGTCAGCCAGACAGCACTCACCCGACAAAATTTGCCAATACCGGCACCGCAAAGGGGCTGGCGCTGGAGCTGGCAGATCGTCAGGACAAAATATTAATCGCCCCGCAGGCGGCATTTAACGCCGCCATTAATCCGAGTGACCATACCGCCACGTTTCCGTTGTCCGCACGCTATTACGCCACCGCCATGCCCGTCACGGCTGGCACCTTCAGCAGCGTTGTGCAGGTGACATTCACTTACCAGTAG
- a CDS encoding fimbrial protein, whose product MQMIKQCFFLLILGTAALFMPHAKATCTTPDLPKMINVASISVPTTLAVGATIPGTEQSVHVAGHCDQSNDSGLEIVSCYYGTGSEIPGLRGVYDSGVPGIGVALMNDQGQRISGAGGIECDSRGTPVGYVSTDGTQSFNFEVTLELVKTSDTVTSGTLVQSQTEFGIGVFGHEGIGNPNHIAYSGNVILHQVTCSVSPKNLTVNLGDFPVSDFMSVGYLSSPAQNFNVSVNCDTTVQPELKITSANGYETAFDGVLKLTKQTGMATGVGVRMLFDDHIATFDTYVTTQRQAVANETLEIPFQVRYEQIGDVVTPGPANTVATITLAYK is encoded by the coding sequence ATGCAAATGATTAAACAGTGCTTTTTCTTACTGATCCTGGGGACCGCGGCGTTATTTATGCCGCATGCGAAGGCGACCTGCACGACGCCGGATCTCCCCAAAATGATCAACGTGGCATCCATTTCTGTCCCGACGACGCTGGCCGTTGGCGCAACCATCCCCGGTACAGAGCAGAGCGTTCACGTTGCCGGGCATTGCGATCAGAGTAACGACAGCGGTCTGGAAATCGTTTCCTGCTACTACGGCACCGGCTCGGAAATTCCCGGGCTCAGGGGCGTATACGATTCCGGCGTACCGGGCATTGGGGTCGCGCTGATGAACGATCAGGGTCAGCGTATCAGCGGCGCTGGCGGCATAGAGTGCGATTCCCGCGGCACCCCCGTTGGCTACGTCTCTACCGATGGTACCCAGTCTTTTAATTTTGAGGTCACGCTTGAACTGGTGAAAACAAGTGACACCGTGACATCCGGCACGCTGGTGCAGTCTCAGACCGAATTCGGCATTGGCGTTTTCGGCCATGAAGGGATTGGTAACCCTAACCACATCGCCTATTCAGGTAACGTCATTCTGCATCAGGTTACCTGCTCCGTTTCGCCGAAAAACCTCACCGTTAATTTGGGCGATTTTCCCGTCAGTGATTTTATGAGTGTGGGTTATCTCTCCAGCCCCGCTCAAAATTTTAATGTCAGCGTTAACTGCGATACAACCGTACAGCCTGAGTTAAAAATCACCAGCGCTAACGGGTATGAAACCGCATTTGATGGGGTGCTTAAGCTCACGAAGCAGACAGGGATGGCAACCGGCGTCGGGGTGAGAATGTTGTTTGATGACCATATTGCCACCTTTGACACCTACGTCACTACCCAACGACAGGCCGTGGCCAATGAAACGCTGGAAATCCCCTTTCAGGTTCGATACGAGCAGATCGGTGATGTCGTGACGCCCGGCCCCGCCAACACCGTGGCAACCATTACTCTCGCCTATAAGTGA
- the cecR gene encoding transcriptional regulator CecR produces the protein MNTTPTTTKGEQAKSQLIAAALAQFGEYGLHATTRDIAAQAGQNIAAITYYFGSKEDLYLACAQWIADFIGTSFRPHVEEASGLLSQPTPDRTAIRQLILNACHNMIRLLTHDDTLNLSKFISREQLSPTAAYQLVHDQVIAPMHTHLTRLIAAYTGRDAGDTETILHTHALLGEVLAFRLGRETILLRTGWTQFDEDKAAQISQVITCHVDLILQGLTQRSQKS, from the coding sequence ATGAATACAACCCCAACGACAACCAAAGGTGAACAGGCGAAAAGTCAGCTTATCGCCGCCGCGCTGGCGCAGTTTGGCGAGTATGGCCTGCATGCCACCACGCGGGATATTGCCGCTCAGGCGGGACAGAATATTGCGGCCATCACCTACTATTTTGGCTCAAAAGAGGATTTATACCTCGCCTGCGCCCAGTGGATCGCGGATTTTATCGGCACCAGCTTTCGTCCTCACGTTGAAGAGGCCAGCGGGCTGCTGAGCCAGCCGACGCCGGATCGTACCGCTATCAGGCAGCTTATTCTCAATGCCTGTCACAACATGATCCGCCTGCTGACGCACGACGATACGCTGAACCTGAGCAAGTTTATCTCCCGCGAGCAGCTCTCCCCCACAGCCGCTTATCAACTGGTACACGATCAGGTGATTGCCCCGATGCACACCCATCTGACCCGACTGATCGCCGCCTATACCGGACGGGACGCCGGTGATACCGAGACCATTTTGCATACCCACGCCCTGCTGGGCGAAGTGCTCGCCTTCCGTCTGGGGCGTGAGACCATCCTGTTACGTACGGGCTGGACACAATTCGATGAGGATAAAGCCGCGCAAATTAGCCAGGTCATTACCTGTCACGTTGATCTGATCCTGCAAGGCTTAACGCAAAGGAGCCAGAAGTCATGA
- the rhlE gene encoding ATP-dependent RNA helicase RhlE, with the protein MSFDSLGLNPEILRAIAEQGYVEPTPIQQQAIPAVLQGRDLMASAQTGTGKTAGFTLPLLELLVKNQPHAKGRRPVRALILTPTRELAAQIGENVREYSRYLNIRSLVVFGGVSINPQMMKLRGGVDVLVATPGRLLDLEHQNAVKLDSIEILVLDEADRMLDMGFIHDIRRVLAKLPARRQNLLFSATFSDEIKALAEKLLHNPLEVEVARRNTASEQVTQHVHFVDKKRKRELLSQMIGQGNWQQVLVFTRTKHGANHLAEQLNKDGIRSAAIHGNKSQGARTRALADFKSGDIRVLVATDIAARGLDIEELPHVVNYELPNVPEDYVHRIGRTGRAAATGEALSLVCVDEHKLLRDIERLLKKEIPRIETPGYEVDPSIKAEPIQNGRQGGGRGQGGGGRGQQPRRAEGGAPKSSGKPPRRNNDSKPAGENPWRSGEGKPAGEGQRRRRPRKPANPQ; encoded by the coding sequence ATGTCTTTTGATTCCCTTGGTCTGAACCCGGAAATTCTGCGCGCCATCGCAGAGCAGGGCTACGTTGAGCCAACCCCTATCCAGCAGCAGGCTATTCCGGCTGTTTTGCAGGGCCGTGACCTGATGGCAAGTGCGCAGACCGGTACCGGTAAGACCGCGGGCTTTACCCTGCCGCTGTTAGAGCTGCTGGTAAAAAACCAGCCGCACGCCAAAGGCCGTCGTCCGGTGCGTGCGCTGATCCTCACCCCAACCCGCGAACTGGCGGCCCAGATTGGCGAGAACGTGCGTGAGTACAGCCGCTATCTCAACATTCGTTCGCTGGTGGTTTTCGGCGGGGTCAGCATTAACCCGCAGATGATGAAGCTGCGCGGCGGCGTGGACGTGCTGGTGGCAACGCCGGGACGTCTGCTGGATCTCGAACACCAGAACGCGGTGAAGCTGGACAGCATCGAAATTCTGGTGCTGGACGAAGCCGACCGCATGCTCGACATGGGCTTTATTCACGACATTCGCCGCGTGCTGGCTAAACTGCCTGCGCGTCGTCAGAACCTGCTCTTCTCCGCGACCTTCTCCGACGAGATCAAGGCGCTGGCGGAAAAACTGCTGCACAACCCGCTGGAGGTGGAAGTCGCGCGCCGCAACACCGCCTCCGAACAGGTGACGCAGCACGTTCACTTCGTTGATAAGAAGCGCAAGCGGGAACTGCTCTCCCAGATGATCGGCCAGGGCAACTGGCAGCAGGTGCTGGTCTTTACCCGCACCAAGCACGGTGCGAACCACCTGGCGGAACAGCTGAATAAAGACGGCATCCGCAGCGCTGCCATTCACGGTAACAAGAGCCAGGGCGCGCGTACCCGTGCGCTGGCGGACTTCAAATCCGGCGACATCCGTGTGCTGGTGGCGACCGACATCGCCGCCCGTGGTCTGGATATTGAAGAGCTGCCGCACGTGGTGAACTACGAGCTGCCAAACGTGCCGGAAGACTACGTTCACCGTATCGGCCGTACCGGTCGTGCGGCGGCAACCGGCGAAGCGCTCTCTCTGGTCTGCGTGGACGAGCACAAGCTGCTGCGCGACATTGAACGCCTGCTGAAGAAAGAGATCCCGCGTATTGAAACCCCGGGGTATGAAGTGGATCCGTCGATCAAAGCCGAGCCGATTCAGAACGGTCGTCAGGGTGGCGGTCGCGGTCAGGGCGGTGGTGGTCGTGGCCAGCAGCCGCGTCGTGCCGAAGGCGGCGCGCCGAAGTCATCAGGCAAACCGCCGCGTCGTAACAACGACAGCAAACCGGCCGGTGAAAACCCGTGGCGTAGCGGCGAAGGGAAGCCGGCAGGGGAAGGGCAGCGCCGACGCCGCCCGCGCAAACCTGCTAACCCGCAGTAA
- the dinG gene encoding ATP-dependent DNA helicase DinG: MALTAALKAQIGAWYKALQQQIPDFIPRAPQRQMIADVAKTLAGDDGRHLAIEAPTGVGKTLSYLIPGIAIAREEDKTLVVSTANVALQDQIFSKDLPLLRKIIPDLRFTAAFGRGRYVCPRNLAALASSEPSQQDLLAFLDDELTPNNKAEQEQCAKLKADLDGYKWDGLRDHTSQAIGDDLWRRLSTDKASCLNRNCHYYRECPFFVARREIQEAEVVVANHALVMAALESESVLPEPKNLLLVLDEGHHLPDVARDALEMSAEITAPWFRLQLDLFCKLVATCMEQFRPKTTPPLAVPERLSEHCEEVYGLISSLNNILNLYLPATQEAEHRFAMGELPEEVMEICQQLAKHLEKLRGLAEMFLNDLSEKTGSHDVVRLHRILLQMNRALGMFEAQSKLWRLASMAQASGAPVTKWATREVRDGQVHLFFHCVGIRVADQLEKLIWRSVPHVVVTSATLRSLNSFSRLQEMSGLKEKAGDRFVALDSPFNHCEQGKLVIPRMHYEPLIDNEEQHIAEMAAYFREQVESKKYPGMLVLFASGRAMQRFLEYVTDLRLLLLVQGDQPRYRLVETHRKRIDNGERSVLVGLQSFAEGLDLKGDYLTQVHIHKIAFPPIDSPVVITEGEWLKSLNRYPFEVQSLPAASFNLIQQVGRLIRSHGCWGEVVIYDKRLLTKNYGQRLLNALPVFPIEQPDVPEVKKRPAKRSAGRRKSIHAKGRGPTGK, translated from the coding sequence ATGGCTTTAACCGCTGCGCTCAAAGCGCAAATTGGCGCATGGTATAAGGCGCTACAACAGCAGATCCCCGATTTTATCCCCCGAGCGCCGCAGCGGCAGATGATTGCCGACGTGGCAAAAACGCTCGCCGGGGACGACGGGCGACATCTGGCGATTGAAGCCCCAACCGGCGTCGGGAAAACCCTGTCGTACCTCATTCCCGGCATCGCCATTGCGCGGGAGGAGGACAAAACGCTGGTGGTCAGCACCGCGAACGTCGCCTTGCAGGATCAGATCTTCAGCAAAGATTTACCCCTTTTACGCAAAATTATCCCCGACCTGCGGTTCACCGCCGCCTTTGGTCGCGGGCGCTACGTCTGCCCGCGCAATCTGGCGGCGCTGGCCAGCAGTGAACCTTCGCAGCAGGATCTGCTCGCGTTTCTGGATGACGAACTGACGCCAAATAACAAGGCGGAGCAGGAGCAGTGCGCAAAGCTGAAGGCCGATCTCGACGGCTACAAGTGGGACGGCCTGCGGGACCACACCAGCCAGGCGATTGGCGACGACCTGTGGCGCAGGCTCAGCACCGATAAAGCGAGCTGCCTGAACCGTAACTGTCACTACTACCGCGAATGCCCGTTTTTTGTCGCCCGGCGTGAAATTCAGGAGGCGGAAGTGGTGGTGGCAAACCACGCGCTGGTGATGGCCGCGCTGGAGAGCGAATCGGTGCTGCCGGAGCCAAAAAACCTGCTGCTGGTGCTCGACGAAGGCCACCATCTGCCGGACGTGGCGCGGGATGCGCTGGAGATGAGCGCTGAAATTACCGCCCCGTGGTTTCGCCTGCAACTGGATCTGTTCTGCAAGCTGGTGGCAACCTGCATGGAGCAGTTCCGCCCGAAAACCACGCCGCCGCTGGCGGTCCCGGAGCGGTTGAGCGAGCACTGCGAAGAGGTGTACGGCCTTATCTCCTCGCTGAATAATATTCTGAATCTGTATCTTCCCGCGACCCAGGAAGCGGAACACCGCTTTGCGATGGGGGAGCTTCCGGAAGAGGTGATGGAGATTTGCCAGCAGCTGGCGAAGCACCTCGAAAAGCTGCGCGGGCTGGCGGAGATGTTCTTAAACGATCTCAGCGAGAAAACCGGTAGCCATGACGTGGTGCGTTTGCATCGCATTCTGCTGCAAATGAACCGTGCGCTGGGTATGTTTGAGGCGCAGAGCAAGCTCTGGCGGCTGGCCTCGATGGCGCAGGCGTCCGGCGCGCCGGTCACCAAATGGGCCACTCGCGAAGTGCGGGACGGACAGGTACACCTGTTCTTCCACTGCGTAGGCATCCGCGTGGCCGATCAGCTGGAAAAGCTGATCTGGCGCAGCGTGCCGCACGTGGTGGTGACGTCAGCGACCCTGCGTTCCCTGAACAGCTTCTCAAGGTTGCAGGAGATGAGCGGCCTGAAAGAGAAAGCGGGGGACCGTTTTGTGGCCCTCGACTCGCCGTTTAATCACTGCGAACAGGGCAAGCTGGTCATTCCGCGCATGCACTATGAGCCGCTTATCGACAACGAAGAGCAGCATATTGCGGAAATGGCGGCCTACTTCCGCGAACAGGTCGAGAGCAAAAAATACCCCGGCATGCTGGTACTGTTTGCCAGCGGGCGCGCGATGCAGCGCTTTCTTGAGTACGTGACCGATCTGCGACTGCTCCTGCTGGTACAGGGCGATCAGCCGCGCTACCGCCTGGTGGAAACCCACCGTAAGCGCATTGATAACGGCGAACGCAGCGTGCTGGTGGGGTTACAGTCTTTTGCGGAAGGTCTGGATCTGAAAGGTGACTACCTGACGCAGGTGCACATCCATAAAATCGCCTTCCCGCCCATCGACAGCCCGGTGGTGATCACCGAAGGCGAGTGGCTGAAAAGCCTTAACCGCTATCCGTTTGAGGTGCAAAGCCTGCCTGCGGCGTCGTTTAACCTGATCCAGCAGGTGGGACGACTGATTCGTAGCCACGGCTGCTGGGGCGAGGTGGTGATTTACGATAAACGTCTGCTCACCAAAAACTATGGTCAACGGCTGTTGAATGCGCTGCCGGTGTTCCCGATTGAGCAGCCGGACGTGCCGGAGGTAAAAAAACGCCCGGCTAAACGGTCTGCCGGGCGTCGAAAAAGCATCCATGCTAAGGGGCGCGGTCCTACTGGTAAGTGA